One Tenrec ecaudatus isolate mTenEca1 chromosome 12, mTenEca1.hap1, whole genome shotgun sequence DNA segment encodes these proteins:
- the BRAT1 gene encoding integrator complex assembly factor BRAT1 isoform X2: protein MDPECSRLLPALCAVLADPRQPVTDDTCIEKLLDWFTAVTEEGSSLLLLQENPCLVELLSHTCRSQEVSPRVLTFALRLVGVFAAQESCFQYLQGELVPGLFGEAGPLSSPAWTAPSVRSGWVHGLCSLARHPSAEQFLATSGALDTIFSLQGDSSLFVASAASQLLAQVLALSLQDLATAQRGSLDGRWPPCAQSILGFLEGSLRSGAVPPVTQALKVLTSTFRRCHQPWTEALWDRLGPLVSSLLETDLTPTARWLADLFLSMGRSPVFASPDCDLWLTLARTLSCLSPAQRGPLALGILKLPACPQPLWTQAFGILLQPLAFILEAAARPPGAPGLPAVPEGSPAMAEAVLASTSSCAGLLCHSLAHLGELHLLESVASPALKAGTLQPQPDALPSPVTPQQSWPQAALLEATVTTLHFCIGSGVPTPGPGARLCRLLASCVRVQRAALDFLGTLSQGIGPRELVTQAFAVLLQYLSSPDSSPTVLKKTFQATLQWLLNSSRTCGTCDADPHVQGFLTGLFPMVQKRLCSPSWEVRDSALEFLAQLTTHWGGRPNFRQVLLASNVPDLARQLLQDPEGYVRASAVAAVGQLASQGLHATPAGLEHPGVQQKFLLPELLHMLTTDPEGFPRRAVVRVFTQWLQDGHAEVARDPEQLVAHVVQAVSQDLDWEVRVQGLELARLFLEQTPGPPAQVLQTLCHVQVLDLALRSLFDCDRPVARKSCDLLLHLRARTAPDGKGLQGPGHHPDGPAVEAALRAWRAGEQGPPLGELGPEVAATILQTLDLEGLQASLAESSDHVEQSPQSLLQDMLASVGTLGGQEADCY from the exons ATGGACCCAGAGTGCTCCCGCCTCCTCCCGGCTCTCTGTGCCGTCCTGGCTGACCCACGGCAGCCGGTGACAGATGACACCTGCATAGAGAAACTCCTGGACTGGTTTACAGCAGTGACAGAAGAAG GATCcagcctgctgctgctgcaggagaACCCGTGCCTGGTGGAGCTGCTGTCCCACACCTGTAGGTCTCAGGAGGTGAGCCCCCGTGTCCTCACCTTCGCACTGCGCCTCGTGGGGGTATTTGCCGCCCAGGAAAGCTGCTTCCAGTACCTCCAG GGAGAACTGGTGCCCGGGCTCTTTGGGGAGGCGGGCCCCCTGAGCTCGCCCGCCTGGACCGCCCCCTCAGTGCGCAGCGGCTGGGTTCACGGCCTGTGCTCCCTGGCGCGGCACCCCAGTGCTGAACAGTTCTTGGCCACCAGTG gtgcCCTGGACACCATCTTCTCCCTGCAGGGCGACTCCAGCCTGTTTGTAGCCTCTGCCGCCAGCCAGCTCCTGGCCCAGGTCCTGGCTCTGTCCCTCCAAGACCTAGCCACTGCACAGCGTGGCTCGCTGGATGGCCGCTGGCCCCCGTGTGCCCAGAGCATCCTGGGATTCCTTGAGGGGTCCCTGCGCTCCGGGGCCGTGCCGCCAGTCACCCAGGCGCTGAAGGTCCTGACCAGCACCTTCCGACGCTGCCATCAGCCCTGGACTGAAGCCCTGTGGGATCGGCTGGGCCCCCTGGTGTCCAGTCTCTTGGAGACGGACCTCACTCCCACTGCCCGCTGGCTCGCCGACCTCTTCCTCAGCATGGGCCG GTCCCCAGTGTTTGCATCTCCTGACTGTGACCTGTGGCTGACCTTGGCCCGGACTCTGAGCTGCCTGAGCCCCGCGCAGCGGGGGCCCCTGGCTCTGGGGATCTTGAAGCTCCCAGCCTG TCCTCAGCCTCTTTGGACCCAAGCCTTTGGAATCCTCCTTCAGCCACTGGCTTTCATCCTGGAAGCTGCCGCCCGGCCGCCTGGGGCACCAG GCCTGCCCGCCGTGCCCGAGGGCAGCCCTGCCATGGCCGAAGCCGTCCTGGCCTCCACCTCGTCCTGTGCCGGCCTCCTCtgccacagcctggcccacctggGGGAGCTGCACCTGCTGGAGAGCGTGGCAAGCCCTGCGTTGAAGGCGGGCACTCTGCAGCCCCAGCCCGATGCCCTGCCGAGCCCAGTCACCCCGCAGCAGTCCTGGCCACAGGCGGCTCTGCTGGAGGCCACTGTGACCACCCTGCACTTCTGCATTGGCTCTGGGGTGCCCACCCCCGGCCCAGGCGCCCGCCTCTGCAGGCTGCTGGCCAGCTGCGTCCGTGTGCAGCGGGCAGCCCTGGACTTCCTGGGGACGCTGTCTCAGGGCATAG GCCCCCGAGAGCTGGTGACGCAGGCCTTTGCCGTCCTCCTGCAGTACCTGAGCAGTCCGGACTCGAGCCCCACA GTCCTTAAGAAGACATTCCAGGCCACTCTCCAGTGGCTGCTGAACTCATCCAGAACCTGCGGCACCTGTGACGCTGACCCACATGTCCAGGGGTTCCTCACAG GGCTCTTCCCCATGGTGCAGAAACGGCTGTGCAGCCCCAGCTGGGAGGTGCGGGACTCAGCACTAGAGTTCCTGGCCCAACTGACCACTCACTGGGGAG GGCGGCCCAATTTTCGACaagtcctcctggcctccaatgTGCCTGACCTCGCCCGGCAGCTTCTCCAGGACCCCGAGGGCTACGTCCGTGCGAGCGCAGTGGCCGCCGTGGGCCAGCTAGCCAGCCAGGGGCTGCATGCCACCCCTGCTGGCCTCGAGCACCCAGGAGTCCAGCAG AAGTTTCTGCTGCCTGAGCTCCTGCACATGCTGACCACGGACCCGGAGGGCTTCCCCCGGAGGGCCGTGGTGCGTGTCTTCACGCAGTGGCTACAGGATGGCCACGCCGAGGTGGCCAGGGACCCAGAGCAGTTGGTGGCCCACGTGGTACAGGCAGTGAGCCAGGACTTGGACTGGGAGGTGCGCGTCCAGGGCCTGGAGCTGGCCCGCCTGTTCCTGGAGCAGACACCGGGGCCCCCGGCCCAGGTGCTGCAGacgctgtgccatgtgcaggtgctGGACCTGGCCCTCCGCTCCCTGTTCGACTGCGACCGACCAGTCGCCCGGAAGTCATGTGACCTTCTGCTGCATCTCAGGGCCAGGACTGCCCCTGACGGCAAAGGGCTGCAGGGCCCTGGACACCACCCCGATGGCCCCGCTGTGGAGGCCGCTCTGCGGGCTTGGAGGGCGGGCGAGCAGGGCCCACCGCTGGGCGAGTTGGGGCCCGAAGTGGCGGCCACCATCCTGcagaccctggacctggagggtcTGCAGGCCTCACTGGCTGAGAGCAGTGACCATGTGGAGCAGAGCCCACAGTCTCTGCTGCAGGACATGCTGGCC
- the BRAT1 gene encoding integrator complex assembly factor BRAT1 isoform X1, producing the protein MHRPAPSPDRNPSLVMDPECSRLLPALCAVLADPRQPVTDDTCIEKLLDWFTAVTEEGSSLLLLQENPCLVELLSHTCRSQEVSPRVLTFALRLVGVFAAQESCFQYLQGELVPGLFGEAGPLSSPAWTAPSVRSGWVHGLCSLARHPSAEQFLATSGALDTIFSLQGDSSLFVASAASQLLAQVLALSLQDLATAQRGSLDGRWPPCAQSILGFLEGSLRSGAVPPVTQALKVLTSTFRRCHQPWTEALWDRLGPLVSSLLETDLTPTARWLADLFLSMGRSPVFASPDCDLWLTLARTLSCLSPAQRGPLALGILKLPACPQPLWTQAFGILLQPLAFILEAAARPPGAPGLPAVPEGSPAMAEAVLASTSSCAGLLCHSLAHLGELHLLESVASPALKAGTLQPQPDALPSPVTPQQSWPQAALLEATVTTLHFCIGSGVPTPGPGARLCRLLASCVRVQRAALDFLGTLSQGIGPRELVTQAFAVLLQYLSSPDSSPTVLKKTFQATLQWLLNSSRTCGTCDADPHVQGFLTGLFPMVQKRLCSPSWEVRDSALEFLAQLTTHWGGRPNFRQVLLASNVPDLARQLLQDPEGYVRASAVAAVGQLASQGLHATPAGLEHPGVQQKFLLPELLHMLTTDPEGFPRRAVVRVFTQWLQDGHAEVARDPEQLVAHVVQAVSQDLDWEVRVQGLELARLFLEQTPGPPAQVLQTLCHVQVLDLALRSLFDCDRPVARKSCDLLLHLRARTAPDGKGLQGPGHHPDGPAVEAALRAWRAGEQGPPLGELGPEVAATILQTLDLEGLQASLAESSDHVEQSPQSLLQDMLASVGTLGGQEADCY; encoded by the exons ATGCACAGACCAGCTCCCAGCCCAGACAG GAACCCCAGCCTTGTTATGGACCCAGAGTGCTCCCGCCTCCTCCCGGCTCTCTGTGCCGTCCTGGCTGACCCACGGCAGCCGGTGACAGATGACACCTGCATAGAGAAACTCCTGGACTGGTTTACAGCAGTGACAGAAGAAG GATCcagcctgctgctgctgcaggagaACCCGTGCCTGGTGGAGCTGCTGTCCCACACCTGTAGGTCTCAGGAGGTGAGCCCCCGTGTCCTCACCTTCGCACTGCGCCTCGTGGGGGTATTTGCCGCCCAGGAAAGCTGCTTCCAGTACCTCCAG GGAGAACTGGTGCCCGGGCTCTTTGGGGAGGCGGGCCCCCTGAGCTCGCCCGCCTGGACCGCCCCCTCAGTGCGCAGCGGCTGGGTTCACGGCCTGTGCTCCCTGGCGCGGCACCCCAGTGCTGAACAGTTCTTGGCCACCAGTG gtgcCCTGGACACCATCTTCTCCCTGCAGGGCGACTCCAGCCTGTTTGTAGCCTCTGCCGCCAGCCAGCTCCTGGCCCAGGTCCTGGCTCTGTCCCTCCAAGACCTAGCCACTGCACAGCGTGGCTCGCTGGATGGCCGCTGGCCCCCGTGTGCCCAGAGCATCCTGGGATTCCTTGAGGGGTCCCTGCGCTCCGGGGCCGTGCCGCCAGTCACCCAGGCGCTGAAGGTCCTGACCAGCACCTTCCGACGCTGCCATCAGCCCTGGACTGAAGCCCTGTGGGATCGGCTGGGCCCCCTGGTGTCCAGTCTCTTGGAGACGGACCTCACTCCCACTGCCCGCTGGCTCGCCGACCTCTTCCTCAGCATGGGCCG GTCCCCAGTGTTTGCATCTCCTGACTGTGACCTGTGGCTGACCTTGGCCCGGACTCTGAGCTGCCTGAGCCCCGCGCAGCGGGGGCCCCTGGCTCTGGGGATCTTGAAGCTCCCAGCCTG TCCTCAGCCTCTTTGGACCCAAGCCTTTGGAATCCTCCTTCAGCCACTGGCTTTCATCCTGGAAGCTGCCGCCCGGCCGCCTGGGGCACCAG GCCTGCCCGCCGTGCCCGAGGGCAGCCCTGCCATGGCCGAAGCCGTCCTGGCCTCCACCTCGTCCTGTGCCGGCCTCCTCtgccacagcctggcccacctggGGGAGCTGCACCTGCTGGAGAGCGTGGCAAGCCCTGCGTTGAAGGCGGGCACTCTGCAGCCCCAGCCCGATGCCCTGCCGAGCCCAGTCACCCCGCAGCAGTCCTGGCCACAGGCGGCTCTGCTGGAGGCCACTGTGACCACCCTGCACTTCTGCATTGGCTCTGGGGTGCCCACCCCCGGCCCAGGCGCCCGCCTCTGCAGGCTGCTGGCCAGCTGCGTCCGTGTGCAGCGGGCAGCCCTGGACTTCCTGGGGACGCTGTCTCAGGGCATAG GCCCCCGAGAGCTGGTGACGCAGGCCTTTGCCGTCCTCCTGCAGTACCTGAGCAGTCCGGACTCGAGCCCCACA GTCCTTAAGAAGACATTCCAGGCCACTCTCCAGTGGCTGCTGAACTCATCCAGAACCTGCGGCACCTGTGACGCTGACCCACATGTCCAGGGGTTCCTCACAG GGCTCTTCCCCATGGTGCAGAAACGGCTGTGCAGCCCCAGCTGGGAGGTGCGGGACTCAGCACTAGAGTTCCTGGCCCAACTGACCACTCACTGGGGAG GGCGGCCCAATTTTCGACaagtcctcctggcctccaatgTGCCTGACCTCGCCCGGCAGCTTCTCCAGGACCCCGAGGGCTACGTCCGTGCGAGCGCAGTGGCCGCCGTGGGCCAGCTAGCCAGCCAGGGGCTGCATGCCACCCCTGCTGGCCTCGAGCACCCAGGAGTCCAGCAG AAGTTTCTGCTGCCTGAGCTCCTGCACATGCTGACCACGGACCCGGAGGGCTTCCCCCGGAGGGCCGTGGTGCGTGTCTTCACGCAGTGGCTACAGGATGGCCACGCCGAGGTGGCCAGGGACCCAGAGCAGTTGGTGGCCCACGTGGTACAGGCAGTGAGCCAGGACTTGGACTGGGAGGTGCGCGTCCAGGGCCTGGAGCTGGCCCGCCTGTTCCTGGAGCAGACACCGGGGCCCCCGGCCCAGGTGCTGCAGacgctgtgccatgtgcaggtgctGGACCTGGCCCTCCGCTCCCTGTTCGACTGCGACCGACCAGTCGCCCGGAAGTCATGTGACCTTCTGCTGCATCTCAGGGCCAGGACTGCCCCTGACGGCAAAGGGCTGCAGGGCCCTGGACACCACCCCGATGGCCCCGCTGTGGAGGCCGCTCTGCGGGCTTGGAGGGCGGGCGAGCAGGGCCCACCGCTGGGCGAGTTGGGGCCCGAAGTGGCGGCCACCATCCTGcagaccctggacctggagggtcTGCAGGCCTCACTGGCTGAGAGCAGTGACCATGTGGAGCAGAGCCCACAGTCTCTGCTGCAGGACATGCTGGCC
- the BRAT1 gene encoding integrator complex assembly factor BRAT1 isoform X3, translating to MHRPAPSPDRNPSLVMDPECSRLLPALCAVLADPRQPVTDDTCIEKLLDWFTAVTEEGSSLLLLQENPCLVELLSHTCRSQEGELVPGLFGEAGPLSSPAWTAPSVRSGWVHGLCSLARHPSAEQFLATSGALDTIFSLQGDSSLFVASAASQLLAQVLALSLQDLATAQRGSLDGRWPPCAQSILGFLEGSLRSGAVPPVTQALKVLTSTFRRCHQPWTEALWDRLGPLVSSLLETDLTPTARWLADLFLSMGRSPVFASPDCDLWLTLARTLSCLSPAQRGPLALGILKLPACPQPLWTQAFGILLQPLAFILEAAARPPGAPGLPAVPEGSPAMAEAVLASTSSCAGLLCHSLAHLGELHLLESVASPALKAGTLQPQPDALPSPVTPQQSWPQAALLEATVTTLHFCIGSGVPTPGPGARLCRLLASCVRVQRAALDFLGTLSQGIGPRELVTQAFAVLLQYLSSPDSSPTVLKKTFQATLQWLLNSSRTCGTCDADPHVQGFLTGLFPMVQKRLCSPSWEVRDSALEFLAQLTTHWGGRPNFRQVLLASNVPDLARQLLQDPEGYVRASAVAAVGQLASQGLHATPAGLEHPGVQQKFLLPELLHMLTTDPEGFPRRAVVRVFTQWLQDGHAEVARDPEQLVAHVVQAVSQDLDWEVRVQGLELARLFLEQTPGPPAQVLQTLCHVQVLDLALRSLFDCDRPVARKSCDLLLHLRARTAPDGKGLQGPGHHPDGPAVEAALRAWRAGEQGPPLGELGPEVAATILQTLDLEGLQASLAESSDHVEQSPQSLLQDMLASVGTLGGQEADCY from the exons ATGCACAGACCAGCTCCCAGCCCAGACAG GAACCCCAGCCTTGTTATGGACCCAGAGTGCTCCCGCCTCCTCCCGGCTCTCTGTGCCGTCCTGGCTGACCCACGGCAGCCGGTGACAGATGACACCTGCATAGAGAAACTCCTGGACTGGTTTACAGCAGTGACAGAAGAAG GATCcagcctgctgctgctgcaggagaACCCGTGCCTGGTGGAGCTGCTGTCCCACACCTGTAGGTCTCAGGAG GGAGAACTGGTGCCCGGGCTCTTTGGGGAGGCGGGCCCCCTGAGCTCGCCCGCCTGGACCGCCCCCTCAGTGCGCAGCGGCTGGGTTCACGGCCTGTGCTCCCTGGCGCGGCACCCCAGTGCTGAACAGTTCTTGGCCACCAGTG gtgcCCTGGACACCATCTTCTCCCTGCAGGGCGACTCCAGCCTGTTTGTAGCCTCTGCCGCCAGCCAGCTCCTGGCCCAGGTCCTGGCTCTGTCCCTCCAAGACCTAGCCACTGCACAGCGTGGCTCGCTGGATGGCCGCTGGCCCCCGTGTGCCCAGAGCATCCTGGGATTCCTTGAGGGGTCCCTGCGCTCCGGGGCCGTGCCGCCAGTCACCCAGGCGCTGAAGGTCCTGACCAGCACCTTCCGACGCTGCCATCAGCCCTGGACTGAAGCCCTGTGGGATCGGCTGGGCCCCCTGGTGTCCAGTCTCTTGGAGACGGACCTCACTCCCACTGCCCGCTGGCTCGCCGACCTCTTCCTCAGCATGGGCCG GTCCCCAGTGTTTGCATCTCCTGACTGTGACCTGTGGCTGACCTTGGCCCGGACTCTGAGCTGCCTGAGCCCCGCGCAGCGGGGGCCCCTGGCTCTGGGGATCTTGAAGCTCCCAGCCTG TCCTCAGCCTCTTTGGACCCAAGCCTTTGGAATCCTCCTTCAGCCACTGGCTTTCATCCTGGAAGCTGCCGCCCGGCCGCCTGGGGCACCAG GCCTGCCCGCCGTGCCCGAGGGCAGCCCTGCCATGGCCGAAGCCGTCCTGGCCTCCACCTCGTCCTGTGCCGGCCTCCTCtgccacagcctggcccacctggGGGAGCTGCACCTGCTGGAGAGCGTGGCAAGCCCTGCGTTGAAGGCGGGCACTCTGCAGCCCCAGCCCGATGCCCTGCCGAGCCCAGTCACCCCGCAGCAGTCCTGGCCACAGGCGGCTCTGCTGGAGGCCACTGTGACCACCCTGCACTTCTGCATTGGCTCTGGGGTGCCCACCCCCGGCCCAGGCGCCCGCCTCTGCAGGCTGCTGGCCAGCTGCGTCCGTGTGCAGCGGGCAGCCCTGGACTTCCTGGGGACGCTGTCTCAGGGCATAG GCCCCCGAGAGCTGGTGACGCAGGCCTTTGCCGTCCTCCTGCAGTACCTGAGCAGTCCGGACTCGAGCCCCACA GTCCTTAAGAAGACATTCCAGGCCACTCTCCAGTGGCTGCTGAACTCATCCAGAACCTGCGGCACCTGTGACGCTGACCCACATGTCCAGGGGTTCCTCACAG GGCTCTTCCCCATGGTGCAGAAACGGCTGTGCAGCCCCAGCTGGGAGGTGCGGGACTCAGCACTAGAGTTCCTGGCCCAACTGACCACTCACTGGGGAG GGCGGCCCAATTTTCGACaagtcctcctggcctccaatgTGCCTGACCTCGCCCGGCAGCTTCTCCAGGACCCCGAGGGCTACGTCCGTGCGAGCGCAGTGGCCGCCGTGGGCCAGCTAGCCAGCCAGGGGCTGCATGCCACCCCTGCTGGCCTCGAGCACCCAGGAGTCCAGCAG AAGTTTCTGCTGCCTGAGCTCCTGCACATGCTGACCACGGACCCGGAGGGCTTCCCCCGGAGGGCCGTGGTGCGTGTCTTCACGCAGTGGCTACAGGATGGCCACGCCGAGGTGGCCAGGGACCCAGAGCAGTTGGTGGCCCACGTGGTACAGGCAGTGAGCCAGGACTTGGACTGGGAGGTGCGCGTCCAGGGCCTGGAGCTGGCCCGCCTGTTCCTGGAGCAGACACCGGGGCCCCCGGCCCAGGTGCTGCAGacgctgtgccatgtgcaggtgctGGACCTGGCCCTCCGCTCCCTGTTCGACTGCGACCGACCAGTCGCCCGGAAGTCATGTGACCTTCTGCTGCATCTCAGGGCCAGGACTGCCCCTGACGGCAAAGGGCTGCAGGGCCCTGGACACCACCCCGATGGCCCCGCTGTGGAGGCCGCTCTGCGGGCTTGGAGGGCGGGCGAGCAGGGCCCACCGCTGGGCGAGTTGGGGCCCGAAGTGGCGGCCACCATCCTGcagaccctggacctggagggtcTGCAGGCCTCACTGGCTGAGAGCAGTGACCATGTGGAGCAGAGCCCACAGTCTCTGCTGCAGGACATGCTGGCC